DNA from Geobacillus vulcani PSS1:
CTTTAGTAAGCATTGGAGAGGAAGCAAAACTGGTCATTAGAATTTTGGAAGCGATTTCAAAAGCTTCATTTAAGCTTGTTAACATGGTGATGTTGGTTGCTCCGATCGGTGTATTTGCTCTTATGTCGGCAACAATCGGTACTTACGGCATCGGGTTGTTGTTGCCTTTGATTAAATTGATTGGAGCGGCTTATTTAGGATTGGCAGTTGTTTTATTTGGCTTATTTCCGATAGTAGCATTTTTATTAAAAATAAAGATTACCGATGTTTATAAAATGGTTTGGGATTTGATGATCATTGGAGCATCGACGGGGAGTACAGAGACGGTTGTTCCACAGTTGATGCAACGGGTGGAGAAATTTGGTGTTCCTAAATATATTTCTTCATTTGTGATTCCTTCAGGGATGCCGCTCAATTCCGATGGCACAACGCTTTATTTGACCATCGCCGCCTTATTTATCGCACAAGCCTTTGGGATTGAAATGAGCTGGTCAAAACAACTCATGATGATCTTGTTTTTCATTGTGACCAGCAAGGGAGTGGCAGCCGTTCCTTCTTCTTCTATGGTCATCCTTCTGGCAACGGGGACAGCGGTCGGGCTGCCGGCTGAGGGTGTTGCACTCATTCTAGGGATTGATCGGATTATTGATATGGCAAGGACGGCGGTGAATGTGATCGGACATGTGTTTTCGTCTGTGGCGGTGGCAAAATGGGAAGGGGTATTTTCACCAATAGGAGTAACCGCCATGCCTGTTGTGGTGCAAGAAGAAAAGCATTGGAGCAATACACCTCAGTGATGAAGGAATAATTGTTGTTTTAGGCTGTCGGAGGCGATCTTCCAAAAGCACTCCGACAGCTTGAGAAATGGAAAGCCATGTAGTGTTTTCATTTATAAAAAACACCAAAATGATCCCATATCGTTTCTAATTCTTCAAGTTTCCTTTGAACATCATTCCCCTTTTCTTTTCCTATAAAAGTAATCAGGGCGTTGATCAAACTAAGTGGGGCTACAAAAGAGTCGATGAAAGTCGGCATTTGACTCGAGGCCGTAAGAACAATATCAGAATAGGGAACTAAAGGTGATAATAAATGGTCAGTAATGGCAATGATCGTTGCCCCTTGCTTTTTACCATATGACAGCATTTTAATCGTACTATTTGTGTATCTGGAGAAACTAATGCCAATCATCACGTCTTTTTCGTTTATATCGTAGATTTTTTCTGCCCCTGCTTCTATTGAGTTCATCAAGTAAACGTCATTTAGAATGATTTGCAAATAGTAATGAAGAAAGATTCCCAGAGACGTTGCGCTGCGATTGGCAACGATGTAAGTCCGCTCGGCTTTTAGAATCGAATGAACCGCCTGTTTAAAGGCGTTTACATCCAACCGTTCCATTGTTGATTTGATATTATGAATATCGTCATGAAAAATGTCATAGATCCCTTTTTCATGTTCATAAACATGGTGAGACATTTGCAGTCGTTCTACAGTTGTCAACTGCTTTTGAACAGAATGTTGCATATATTGCTGAAGTTCAGGGTAACCCGAGTAACCAAGGAAATTGGCAAAACGTACAATGGTTGCCTCACTAACTCCTGTTTTTTCCGCTAGTTTTCCTACAGTAAAGAAAGGCACTTCATTTGGATGTTCTAAAATATATTTTGCGATTTTCACTTGCGATTTGCTCATTTGCGGGATTTTGCTGGCAATCAGTTGATATACATTCGACATGGCATGAAAATCCTTCCTTGCATATCGATTTTTTGTTTTCATTATATCATAATCAGAAAAGGAAAAATGTAAATTCTTTATGCTTCACGGACAGGCTGGTGAGCTAGGAGTGTATGGGAATCCCCGCTTTATAACTACAGGCAAGCGGAAGAACAGATCAATTTTTTCTTGCCAATCAGAAAATCATTCGCTATAATAGAGGACGTTGTGTTTATCAAGAGCCGCTCCTTGACACGCCATCGCCAAGGTGGTATAGTTTATAAAGTGGAATGATTGCTTGTTTGTAACGAAAGCAGAAGCGCCCGCTTCTCACCTGACCGACGCCAGGGCGGCTGTTGGCAGGTTGTTACGGTTCGCCAGCCTTTTTGTTCGAACGTCGTGCGCGGGTGCTTTTGTGCACCCGCGCTTTTTTGCTGGAAGCGGAGCTCTGCTGGCAAACAAGCCAGTCGGAAAAAACCTTGGAGGTGGCTCATTATTAGCAAAGATTTTATTATCAACGAACAAATTCGTGCCCGGGAAGTGCGCTTGATCGACCAAAACGGCGAACAGCTTGGCATCAAGTCGAAGCAGGAAGCGCTTGAGATTGCGGCAAGGCGCAATTTGGACCTCGTGCTTGTTGCGCCGAACGCCAAACCGCCCGTTTGCCGCATCATGGATTACGGCAAATTCCGCTTCGAGCAGCAAAAGAAAGAAAAAGAAGCGCGCAAAAAGCAAAAAGTCATCAATGTGAAAGAAGTGCGCCTTAGCCCGACGATCGAGGA
Protein-coding regions in this window:
- a CDS encoding dicarboxylate/amino acid:cation symporter, which gives rise to MKTRFAFFILAAAVLGAVFGHFFPEAGIAIKPVGDGFIRLIKMVVIPVIVSTLLVGITGVGDIKRMGRVGLKTVIWFELITTIILFIGLAVGNLVKPGVGTNLNRLPKADISSIAENTSVVMDGKTLILNIIPTNIVDSLARSDLLAVIFFCVMFGIALVSIGEEAKLVIRILEAISKASFKLVNMVMLVAPIGVFALMSATIGTYGIGLLLPLIKLIGAAYLGLAVVLFGLFPIVAFLLKIKITDVYKMVWDLMIIGASTGSTETVVPQLMQRVEKFGVPKYISSFVIPSGMPLNSDGTTLYLTIAALFIAQAFGIEMSWSKQLMMILFFIVTSKGVAAVPSSSMVILLATGTAVGLPAEGVALILGIDRIIDMARTAVNVIGHVFSSVAVAKWEGVFSPIGVTAMPVVVQEEKHWSNTPQ
- a CDS encoding MurR/RpiR family transcriptional regulator, which produces MSNVYQLIASKIPQMSKSQVKIAKYILEHPNEVPFFTVGKLAEKTGVSEATIVRFANFLGYSGYPELQQYMQHSVQKQLTTVERLQMSHHVYEHEKGIYDIFHDDIHNIKSTMERLDVNAFKQAVHSILKAERTYIVANRSATSLGIFLHYYLQIILNDVYLMNSIEAGAEKIYDINEKDVMIGISFSRYTNSTIKMLSYGKKQGATIIAITDHLLSPLVPYSDIVLTASSQMPTFIDSFVAPLSLINALITFIGKEKGNDVQRKLEELETIWDHFGVFYK
- the infC gene encoding translation initiation factor IF-3 produces the protein MISKDFIINEQIRAREVRLIDQNGEQLGIKSKQEALEIAARRNLDLVLVAPNAKPPVCRIMDYGKFRFEQQKKEKEARKKQKVINVKEVRLSPTIEEHDFNTKLRNARKFLEKGDKVKATIRFKGRAITHKEIGQRVLDRFSEACADIAIVETAPKMDGRNMFLVLAPKNDNK